CCGCTGCGCGGGATGCGGCGGCACAGGGGTGCTCGCCGAGCTGCAGGTGTACGACCGGGCCCCGGGGCTCGTGGGCCGGTGTCCGCACTGCACGGCCGTGGTGCTGCGCCTGGTGCGCGGGCCCGGCCGGGCCTGGCTGGACCTCAGCGGCCTGTCGTACGTCGAGTGCGCCATCCCCGAGAGCTGATCAGGCGCCGCAGGCGACGGTGACCCGGTGCCAGGAGGTGTTCACGTAGCCCTTGGGGTTCCACACCGTGTGCGGGTCCTCGGGCTGAGTGGCGGCGGCGTCGTCCCAGGCGCGCGCCGCGATGACGGTCTCGCCTTCCGGCAGGTCGGCGGTGACGTGCCAGAGCCGCCAGGCCCACGGGCCGGATGCGGCGCGGAGCGTGGCCGGCCGCCAGTCGTGTCCGCCGTCCAGCGAGATCTCGACCCTGGCGACCGCGCGACCGTCGCCGTTGAAGGCGTACCCGGTGATCTCCGTGGGGCCTGGAGGGACGCGCGCGCCGTCGACGGGGCTGAGGATCGCCGAGTTCAGCGGGACGGGACCGAGTGGGATGCCGGCGAGGTCGTCCACGGCGGCGCCGGCCGGCAGCAGGCGGTACGCGACGGCCTGGTAGTAGTTGTCGGACGGGGTGAGGCGCGCGGTGACGTGCGTGAGCCACTTGACGCTGCGCGCGCCGATCCAGCCCGGCACGACGACCCGCAGCGGCGCACCGTGTACCGGCGTCAGCGGTTCGCCGTTCATGGCCCAGGCAAGCAGCACCTCATCGGCGACGGCTTTGTGAATCGGGATCGAGCCGCCGAACGGCTGCGGAGGCGTCGTGTCGCCGGAGACGTCCGCGCCTTGGAAGGCGATGTGCGCGGCCTGCGGCCTCAACCCCGCGCGAGCGAGGACGTCCTTCAGCGCGACGCCGGTCCAGGACGCCGTGGACGTGGCGCCGGGGCCCCACGGCTCCTCACCGGCGAGGTCGCACACGGTGAGCAACCCGGCGCGGCGGTTGCCGGCGCACTGGAGGGTCGCCACCATGGTCCGCTCGTGGAAGCCGGTGCGCAGGTCCTCCAGGGTGATGAACAGCGGCCGGTCCACGAGTCCGTCCACAGTGAGCCGCCAGATGACCGGGTCGATGTCCGGGATCGGGCCGTGGTCACGCACATAGAACGTGTCGAGGGGGGTGATCAGATGGCCGGCCAGCGCGGACGGTGGCGGCTCGGCGTTGTACGGATGCGTGCTGTGCACGCACATGTCGTCGCGCTTCCCCCACTCCCCCACCCCACGGGGATGCCCGGCGACCTGTGTGGCGACACCTCAGGCGTACGACCCCAGCAGAGTGCTCTCGGCGTCGTCGAGGTAGCGGACCAGCGCTTCGAGGGCCTTGGCCGTGTCGCGGGCCTCCACGAAGGCGAGGATCTCGCGGTTGAGCGGCAGGTAACGGCCGTGGAAGCCCTGGGGGTCGGTCACCGCGAGGAACCCCAGGCGCAGCTCGGCCAGCACCTGTGAGATCAGCTCCGACATCCTCGGGCTCCCCATGATGTCGACGATCGCCTGGTGGAACGCCATGTTGGCTGTGCCGACGTCCCCCCAGCGGCCCTCGGCCGCCGCCTCGCCGCCGGTGGCGACCGCCGCGCGCAGGCCGGCCAGCCCTTCCTCGGCGACGGAGCCGGCGTCCCTGAGCGCCGCGCATTCGGCGACGCGGCGGACGCGGTAGAGGTCGCGCACGTCGGCGGCGGTGAGAGCGCGGACGAAGACGCCGCGGTTGAGCTTGTGCACGAGCAGACGCTCGTGGGACAGCAGCCGGAACGCCTCGCGCAGCGTGTTGCGCGACACGTCGAGCGCGCCGGCGATGACGTCCTCGGCGAGGCGCGTGTCCGGCGGGAACAGGCCCTCGGTGATGCGCCTGCGCAGGATGGCGGCGGTCCGCTCGGCGGAGCTGCTGCCTCGCAGCAGCCCGCGGTCCTGCACGAGGAGCTCGGCGGCCTCCGCCACACCATCAACCACGACCGGGTGGCCTTTCACTCGACTGCCGTACGGCATCAGAAGGCCAGCTCAGCGGCCCTCGGTCCCGGCATCGTAGCACCTTGTGTCCGCCGATCCGCATGTCGGATCCGAGTATCACCTTCTCATCCTTCACGAGAATTCGACTACGAGAGTATTGTCAGATTGTTGAACGATCCTCTACCGTTTGCCTTGAGACCCCGCCGGGGTCCGGGAGACGCCGGGGAACCCGACAGCCGTCTCCGATCGGGCACACGGCAATCGAGGTGTGACATGACGACATCGAGCACGCCGCAACACGCCACCACCGAGGACCGGGGACCCCGGGCCTTCGCCTGGTACACCACGCTCGGCACGGACGGCCGCCGCGCCTTCAAAGGAGCGTTCCTCGGGTACAGCCTGGACTCCTACGACTTCTGGGTCCTCCCCCTCGGCCTGGCCGCCATCGCGGCGACCTTCGGCCTCGGCACCGGCGAGACCGGCCTCCTCGCCACCGCGACACTGGTCTGCTCCGCGATCGGCGGCATCGCCGCCGGGGTGCTCGCGGACCGCGTCGGCCGGGCCATCACCCTGATGATCACGGTGGTCACGTACGCGGTCTTCACCGCCTTATGCGGGCTGGCGCCGGACTACCCGACCCTGCTGATCTTTCGCGCGCTGCAGGGCATCGGGTTCGGTGGCGAGTGGGCCGCCGGGGCCGTCCTCGTCGCCGAGTACGCCGCCGCGCGGCACCGGGGACGTACGCTCGCCGTCATCCAGAGCTCCTGGGCCGTCGGCTGGGGCCTCGCGGTCGTGGCCTACGCGGTGGTGTTCGAACTGGCCGGCCCCGACGTCGCGTGGCGGGTGCTGTTCTTCTCCGGCGCGCTGCCGGCGCTGCTCGCCATCTGGGTGCGGCGCAACGTCACCGACGCGCCGGCGCACGCCGAACGGCGCAGGCGGGACGGACACGGCTCACTGCTCGGGATCTTCGCAGGCGGGCTCGGCAAGACCACGTTCTTCGCGACGCTCCTCGCCACGGGGGTGCAGGGTGGGTACTACACGCTGGCCACGTGGGTGCCGACGTACCTGAAGACCGAGCGGGGGCTGACGGTGATCGGGACCGGCGGCTACCTGGCCTTCCTGATCACCGGCGCATTCGCGGGCTATCTGACCGGCGGGTACTTCACCGACCGGATCGGACGCAAGGCGACGTTCGCGGTGTTCGCGGTGCTCAGCGGAAGCCTGATCGTGCTGTACACCTCGCTTCCCGAGTCCGCCGGCACGTACGTGATGATCCTCGGGTTCCCGCTCGGGTTCTGCTCGTCGGCGATCTTCTCCGGGTTCGGCGCGTACCTCGCGGAGCTGTACCCGGGGCACATCAGAGGGACCGGGCAAGGGTTCACGTACAACCTGGGGCGGGGGCTCGGAGCGTTCTTCCCCGCCGTCATCGGGTACCTCGCGACGACCTATAGCGTGGGTGGCGCCATGGCGTTCGGCGCCTCGGCGTACGGGCTCGCGGTGGCCGCGCTCCTGTGGCTGCCGGAGACCCGCGCACGCGACCTCTCCTGAACCGCGACGACACATTCGACGGAGACGACGGTGCATGAACCGACCTTGAGCATCGACCTCAACTCCGACCTCGGAGAAGGGTTCGGACGCTGGGAACTGGGTGACGACGACGCGTTGCTGTCCATCGTCACCAGCGCCAACGTGGCCTGCGGGTTCCACGCCGGCGACCCCTCCATCATGCGGAGGGTGTGCCGGACCGCCGTGGAACGCGGCGTCGCGATCGGCGCGCAGGTCGGGTACCGGGACCTCGCGGGGTTCGGACGGCGCTTCATCGAGGTGCCGCCTGACATCCTGGCCGACGAGATCGTGTACCAGATCGGCGCGCTCGACGCCTTCGCCAGGCTCGCCGGGTCCCAGGTGGCGTACGTCAAACCGCACGGCGCGCTGTACAACGCGATCGTCCACCACGAGGACCACGCAGGCGCCGTCGTCGCCGCCGTCCGCGCCTACGACCCCGCACTGCCGGTCCTCGGCCTGCCGGGGTCGGTGTGGCTGCGGCTGGCCTCCGAAGCCGGCCTCACCACGGTCGCCGAGTGCTTCGCCGACCGGGCCTACACCCCTGAAGGCACCCTCGTGCCACGCTCGCACCCCGGAGCGGTCCTGCACGACCCCGAGGAGATCGCACGCCGCACCGTCCAGATGGCACGCGGCGAGCCGATCAAGGCCGTGGACGGGTCGCTCCTGGTGGTCCGCGCGCGATCGGTCTGCGTCCACGGCGACAGCCCCGGCGCGGTCGAGACGGCCCGCGCCGTACGGGAGACCCTCGTCGCGCACGGGGTGACCCCCGCGCCGTTCGTGGAGCCGAGATGAGCACCGTTCGCGGCGGCCGGATGACGACCCGCCGGTCCGGGATCGTCTCCGGGGGCCGCGTGACGGCCCGCCGGTCCGGGGGTGCGCGATGACGGTGCGGGTGCGGCGGTTCGGGGACGGTGCGCTGCTGGTGGAGCTCGGCGGGGTGGAGGAGGTCGTCGCGCTGTACGACACACTCGCCGCCGCGCCGCCGCAGGGGGTCACCGACCTGGTTCCCGCCGCGCGCACACTGCTCGTCCGGTTCGACGGCGTCCGGCCGGAGACGGTGGAGGCCGCCGTCCTGGCCGTACGGCCGCGCACCGGACGGCGTGCCGTGAGCGGCGAGGTGACGATCCCCGTGGTGTACGACGGCGCCGACCTCGCGGAGGTGTCCGGCCTGACCGGTCTCACCACCCGTGAGGTGATCGCCGCGCACACCGGCACCCCCTGGATCGTCGCCTTCTGCGGCTTCTCCCCCGGCTTCGGCTACCTGACCGGCGGCGACCCCCGCCTCGACGTCCCCCGCCGTCCCGAGTCCCGCGTCCGCGTCCCCCCCGGCTCGGTGGCCCTGGCCGCCGGATTCAGCGCCGTCTACCCCCGGGAGTCCCCCGGCGGCTGGCGCCTCCTCGGCCACACGACCCTCCAGATCTGGGACCTCACCGCCTCACCGCCGGCCCTCCTCCGTCCCGGCACGCGTGTCCACTTCACCGAGGCCGGGCCGTGACCGATCGCAGAGTTCTCGAAGTGCTCGCTCCTGGGCCGATGACCACGGTGCAGGACCTCGGCCGGCCCGGGCTCGCGCACCTCGGGGTGGGACGGTCCGGCGCCGCCGACCGGGAGGCGTTGCGGCTGGCCAACCGGCTGCTCGCCAACCCCGAAGGCGCGGCCGGGCTCGAGGTGACGATGGGAGGGCTGGTCGTGCGGTCCCACTGCCATCTGCTGGTGGCGCTCACCGGCGCGCCGAGCCCGGCGTCGCTCACGACCGCCGAGGGCCGTACCCGGGGTGTCGGCCACAGCGCGGTGGAGTGCCTGCCGCCGGGCTCGGTGCTCCGGCTCGGCCATCCGCCGTACGGCCTGCGCACCTACCTCGCCGTCCGTGGTGGCCTCGCCGTGGCGGAGGTCCTCGGGTCCCGCTCCACCGACACCATGGCCGGCCTCGGCCCACCCCGTCCCACCACCGGCACCCTGCTCCCCGTGGGCCCGCCTCCGGCCGCGTTCCCCCTGATCGACCTGGCCCCCGTCCCCCGTCCGCCGTCCGGCGAGACGATCCTGGAGGTCCTCCCCGGCCCGCGACACGACTGGTTCTCCCCCGAGGCCCTCGACTCCCTCTGCTCGGCCCCGTACGAGGTCACCACCCAAAGCGACCGCATCGGCATGCGCCTGCGCGGCCCCCACCTGGCCAGAGCCAACCCCGGCGAACTCCCCACCGAAGGCATGGTCCCCGGAGCCCTCCAGGTCCCCCCCTCCGGTCAGCCGACCTTGTTCCTCGCCGACCACCCCGTGACCGGCGGCTACCCGGTGATCGCCGTGGTCCGCACCTCCCACGTGGACCGCGCCGCACAGGCCCGGCCCGGCGACCACATCCGTTTCCGGATCGGCCGCTGAACGCGCCGGTCCCCCGCGAAAGGACGATCACATGGGTACGACGGTCACGGATCCGGCGGCGTTGACGCCTCGGGAAGCGCGGAGCCTGTTCAGGGGTGGGCTGATCACCCCTACGGCGGGGTGGTCGGCCGGGTGGACGCAGGCCAATCTGCTGGTGTTGCCGCGGGAGATGGCGCTGGAGTTCATGGTGTTCGCGCAGCGGAACGCCCGGGCCTGTCCGGTGCTGGACGTCGCGCTCGCGGGGGAGGTGGCGGCTTCGATCTTCGACGGGGATCTGCGGACGGATCTGCCTGCCTACCGGGTCTACCGGGACGGGGAGCCGGTGGCGGAGGTGGGTGAGGTGCGGGAGTACTGGCGGGACGACCTGGTGAGTTTTCTCATCGGGTGCAGTTTCACGTTCGAGGGGGCCTTGCTGGAGGCGGGGGTGCCGGTGCGGCACATCGAGGCGGGGACGAATGTGCCGATGTACCTGACGAATCGGGAGTGCGCGCCGGCGGGGAGGTTCGCCGGGCCGTTGGTGGTGTCGATGCGGCCGGTGCCGGCCCGGCAGGTGGGTGACGCGGTGCGGGTGACGGCGCGGTATCCGGCGGTGCACGGTGCGCCGGTGCATGTGGGGGATCCGGCGGGGCTCGGGATCACCGATCTCGACCGGCCCGACTTCGGCGAGCCGGTCGAGATCCGTGCGGGTGAGACGCCGGTGTTCTGGGCCTGTGGTGTGACGCCTCAGGCCGCGGTCATGAGGTCGCGGCCGGCGTTCGCGATCGGTCACGCACCCGGCCACATGGCGGTGACGGACGCTCGCGACAGCGCGTACCTCGTGCCGTGACGGTGTCCTCGCGGTCCTGCCGTCTCACCAGCCGAAGCCGGCGGGGTAGGTGACGTCGGCGAGCATGCGCTGGCCGGTGGTGTTGGGGTGGAAGTAGTCCCAGGTGCTCAGGTGGGACAGAGCGAAGGGGTAGCCGAAGACGGCGCCGCCGTCGTACCGGCAGTTGGCGTGTTCGGCGCAGACCCCGGACAGGACGGTGTTGTAGTCGGCCACGCGCTGGCGTACGCGGTCGCGGCGCTGGGTGTCGGACGGGTCGGTGGAGCGGGGCCGGGCCAGCATGGACTGGCAGATGCTGAGGAGGGACCAGGCGGTGCGTGCGGAGGAGTTGTCCTTGCCGACCTCCCACAGGCGCTTGATGTCGGGGATGCTGGCCACGAAGATCGCGGCATCCGGCAGGCCGGCGCTGAGGATGTCCATCGCGGCACGGAAGCGGGACTCGAAGTCGCCGACGGACGTCATGCCGCTCTCCGAGGAGGCGCAGGCGTCGTTGGCGCCGATCAGGATGGTGACGTAGCCGACCCCCTGGGAGACGGCCTTCTGCGCCTGGCCGGCCATGTCCGACACCGTCGCGCCGGACTTGGCGTCGTTGTACGTGAGCAGGGACGAGTTGACCTCCCTGATGCGTTCGGCGTGGCTGCGGACGCTCGAACTGGAGCCGGTGGACCAGGAACGGGACGTGCAGTCGACGTAGAAGCCGCAGGCGTTGAAGCCGCGGGTGATGGAGTCACCCATGGACGCCATCGAGCTCGGGACGGGTGGGGCCTGTGCGAACGCCACGGAAGGGACGAACGCGACGGCCAGGGAGGAGATGACTGCTGCGAGGAGAACGAGGGTGCGGCGGATGTGCAAGCGAGCCTCCAGGGACGTTCCCCCGATCGCCGATACTGCGCATACTGTCGGCCCGCTTGACTCTTTTGACAAGCGCACATTACTAGTTACTTACCTGTGAGTAACAAAGCTGCTCTCAGGAACCCGGCGGAGCCACGCGAGCCGTCCCAGGCATCATGGAGACGTGACCGCATCCGACGACCACGCGCGAACCGCGCGGAGCGAGGAGATCGCCGAGGCGCTGGCCGAGGTGTCGGGGTTCGGGCCGTACTTCGCCGTCACCACGGAGGACGAACCGGGTCCCGGGTGGCGGCCTCTCGACGGACTGGCCGCCGACGAGGCGGGACTGCGGGAATGGATCGCGGGGTACGGACGGCGGCTCGGCACGGGTGAGAGCCGGGTGGCGGGATCGATCCTGTACCAGGGGCTCGCCGCGCGCCTGTGGTCCCCTGTCGTCGGGACGGCCGTCGCGTACGGCCTGGTGCCGGTCGCCTCGGGGTTGCGATGGCGACCGGCCGCCACGGGGCCGCTTCCGCTGTGGTCGCCGCCTTCGGCGCGGTGGCGGCAGGAGGCGCCGGCCGGGCTCGCGGCGGCGGTGTACCGCGCGGTGATGGCCGACGTGCTCACGCCGCTGGCCGAGACCGTCGGACGGCTCACCAGGGTCGCTCCGGGCCTGCTGCGCGGCAACGCGTCGGCGGCGCTCGCCGGCGTGCTCAAGACCGTGCCGTCCGCACTGGCGGGCCGCGCGAGCGCGCTGGTCGCGGACGTGATCGCGCTCGGGGAGCTGCACGGCACCGGTGAGGTCGCCGAGCCGGCGCCTGGCGCGTACTTCTTCGTCAGGCGAAGCTGCTGCCTGTACTACCGGGTCCCCGGCGGGGGGCTGTGCGAGGACTGCGTGCTGCTGCCGCAGGAGCGACGCGAGCTCATCTGGGGCCGCGCCACGAGGAGGACGACGCGATGACGGCCGTACGTGACGACCTCGGGCTGCCTGTGGAGCTGCCGCGTGAGGTACGGCGGGTCGTGTCGCTGGTGCCGTCGCTGACGGAGTCGGTGGCGGCCACCGCGCCTGAGCTGCTCGTGGGGGTCACCGACTGGTGTTCACACCCCGCCGGTCTCGACGTGCCACGGGTGCGCGGCACCAAGAACCCGGATCTCGCGGCCGTCACGGCGCTGCGGCCCGACCTGGTGCTCGCCAACGAGGAGGAGAACCGCGTGCCGGACCTCGACGCGCTACGGGCCGCGGGGGTGCCGGTCTGGGTCACGGTCGTCCGTACCGTCGACGGCGCGATCGCCTCGCTGCGCCGCATGATCGGCACGGCCCTGTCCCGTCCGGACCCGGCGTGGCTGACGGCCGCCGCGCGAGCCTGGGCCGAGCCCTCTCCGGCCGCGGAAGGTCAAGCGGCCGTGGAAGGTCGCGGGGATGGGGAAGGTCGCGTGGTCGCGAAAGATCGCGGGATCTCGGAAGATCGCGGGATCTCGGAAGATCGCGGGATCTCGGAAGGTCGCGGGATCTCGGAAGGTCGCGTGGTCGCGGAACGTCGCGCGGTCGTCCCCGTGTGGCGCAAGCCGTGGATGGTCGCGGGCCGTGACACCTTCGCCGGTGACGTGCTGCTGCGCCTCGGCGTGCGCAACATCTACGCCGGTCATCCGGAGCGTTACCCGAAGATCGCTTTGGCTGAACTGCTGGCGTCCGCTCCGGATCTGGTCGTGCTACCTGACGAGCCGTACCGGTTCACCCGTGACGACGGTCCCGGTTTCTTCCCCGGCGTCCCCGCCGCACTGGTCAGCGGCCGGTATCTGACCTGGTACGGCCCGTCCCTGGCCGAGGCCCCCGCCGTGCTGTCGGAGGCGCTGCGCCTGGCGCGCTGACCTGTCACGTTCTGTCATCATGGTCATTTTCGTTCTACCCTGAATCGATGACGGCCGCGTACGGGCTGATGAACGGGCAGGTCTGGGCTCAGCTCGCCTGCCTGGGCCTGGCGTTCCTGCTGTCGGCGGCCATCGGGCTGGAACGTGAGATCCGGCAGAAGTCGGCGGGGCTGCGCACGCACACGCTGGTGGGGTTCGCGTCCGCGCTCTTCATGATCGTGTCGAAGTACGGCTTCTACGACGTGCTCGGCGAGCACATCACCCTGGACCCGTCCCGGGTCGCGGCCCAGGTCGTGTCCGGCATCGGTTTCCTCGGCGCCGGGCTGATCTTCGTACGGCGGGACGCCGTGAAGGGGCTCACCACGGCCGCGGCGGTGTGGCTGACCGCGGCGGTCGGCATGGCGGCCGGCGCGGGCCTGTGGCTGCCGGCCGTGGCCGTGACCGTGGGGCACTTCGTCGCGATGACGCTGCTCACGCCGCTCGCGGACCGCCTGCCGCGCTCCAAGTACGCGCCTTCGCATCTGCGGCTCATCTACGTGGACCGGCCCGGTGCGCTGCGTGAAGTGCTTGAGGAGTGCACGCGCCGGGGGTTCACCGTGGCCGAGCTGGAGGCGGAACATCCCGCGCACCGGCAGCGCGCGCTCAGCATCTTCCTGCGCATGACCGTGCGGGGTGGCGGAAAGGTCACCGAGCTGGTCACCGCGTTGTCGGGGCTGGACAGCGTGCTGAACGTCGTGGCCGAGGACGAGCACCTGTCGTGAGCCTTGGGGAGACCGGCGGTTTCCCGTGGGGAATGCCAGGGCAGTATGCGGCAATGATCCGCGATGCTATGCAAGGAGCCCTCAGTGGAGTGCTCGCCACGGCCGTGATGAGCGCCGCGATGGTCGCGGGTGAACGTGCGGGCCTGATGAAAGGCGGCCAGCCGCCGAGGCGCATCGTCCGCGCCGTCCTGCCGGGCCACGACCGCCGGCCGAAGGCAGGCGAGGGCCTGCTCGGCGCGGTCGCGCACGTCGGCTTCGGCGCCACGGCCGGTGCGCTGTTCAGCCTGCTGGCCGACCGGCGGCACGCGCGCCTGCCGACCGGTGTCGTGTACGGCCTGGCGATCTGGGGGGTCAGCTACCAGGGCTGGGTGCCGAAGCTCGGTGTCGTGCCGCCGATCCACCGCGACAGGCCGGAGCGGCAGGCCGTGATGGCCGCCGCGCACGTGGTGTACGGCGCCACGCTGGTCGCGGGCCTGAACCGCCTGCGTGCCGGCACGCTCCCCACGGCCCCCGAGCCGGAGGAGGAGCCCGCGATCCCGGCCGGGGAGACCCTGACCGCGCATTGAGCCGAGCCGCGTCCCGTTCTCAGGTGCAGGACCCCAGGCGTCCCGTTCTCAGGTCGTGGTCGAGCGGTCCCCGAGCGGCGTCCCTTTCTCGGATCCTGGTCGGGTGATCCCCGAGCAGAGGCGGGTCAGACCTGCTCAAGCCGCTCACGGAGCGTTTCCCTGCGGGCTTCCAGGGTCCCCACGATCCCTTCCTGCTCCTCGGCCATGGTGATCAGCGCGGCCATCTCCACCGCGTCGGTCGGCGCGTCGGAGCGGTCGCCGATGCGTTCGCGCAGCTCTCTGGCCGACTCCCGGAGCCGTTCCAGGTCCTCGTCGACCTCGCGCAGCTTCTCGCGCAGTTCGTCCTCACTGTAGGTGGCGTTCGTCCCGGTTTCCCCGGCCATCGGCTCTCCCCTCCTCGCGATCGATCCCCTACGGCGCACATACCCCCTTACCGGGGACTAACCCTGGGTTCACCGGTCACTGAGCCAGAAAGAGCGTCGTTAAAAGCCGATATGTAGGGATAAGGAACCGCTATCGTGCTGGCGAACGATGAACCTAGGAGTGGCAATGAGCGAGTACGCGGTGACCTTCGATCTGATCGACGCCGACAAGGACGGGCTCATCTCCGCCGAGGAACTGCTGCGTCTGATGGAGGTGCTCGGCCAGCCGGTCACCGCCGAGGCCGCCGAGGCCGCGGTGGAACGGCTCGACATGGACGGGGACGGTCTGATCTCGCTCGACGAGTTCTCCCGCTACCTGAGCGCCACCGGCGCCTGAGGTTCCCCCTTGATATGACGAACCCGCCCGGCACCGCCGGGCGGGTTCGCCGCGTCCTGGTCAGCCGGTGACGTAGATCTGGCTGAACACCTCGGACAGCTTCTCCACGTCCTGCGTGACACCGACCGCGGGGGCCGCCGGGTCGAAGATCGTGGACAACCGCCGCTGCAGCGGCTCCAGCTTGTCGAGCTGCTGCCACGCCGGGGTCGCGGCCAGCTTCGCGCCGAGCACGCTGTACGTGCCACCCTTGCCGTCCTGCCAGCGGGTCCACAGGTTGACGGTGGCCGCGCCGTCCTTCAGCGGCGACGCGACCCGGTCCTGCGCGACCGCCGCGGCCTGCTCGGCGGTCAGCGGAGCGTCGGCCTTGCCGGCGAGGCTCGCGTCCTCGGCGCCGATCATCGCCAGCGTGTCCCACGCCAGCGCCTTGACCTTGGTCCACTGGTTGCGCTGCGCCTCGGCCAGCCCGATCTTCCAGTCGGCGTACGACCCGCCGAGCAGCCCGCTGTCCAGCACGAGCTGGTCCACCGACCCGGAGGTCAGCAGCGGCTCGATGTTCTCGGCGGTGAGCAGCGGGAACCGCTTCTTCATCTCCGCCGAGCACAGCTCGTTGGCGCCGCAGCCGAACTCCGGCACCACGGTGTGCACGCCGAGCTTCTTGCCAGGCGCCACCTGGTGCAGCGCCGCGGCGGCGGCCGTCACGAACGACCGCATCTCCTCAGGCGTCTTCACCGCGCCGTTGTACCCGAGCTGCGAGCTGAACCGGATGCCGACCACTCCGGGCTGCGCCGCGAGGGCCCCGACCCGCTTGGCGGCGGCGGCCAGTGCCGCGCTCCCCGCCGCGTAGTCGTCCACCAGCTCGGTGTCCACCCACACCCGCATGCCCTTGGCCGTCGCCGCGGCGATCGCCTGACCGGCGGCCGTACGCGCGGCGGCGGCGACCTCCTCCGGCGTCACCGAGCACGTCTCCCCGGCGGTCGGACAGGCCGGCGGCGTGTCGTCCTCGACGTACCCCTCAGGCGCGGGGTCGCCTTCGTCGTGCGCCTGGCCGTCACCCTCGCCTTCGGCGCTGCACGTCTCGACGGTGCAGTCGATCCACCCGACCGGGTACTCGGTGGCCTCCTTGAGCTTGGCCCCGTCGTCCTTGGCCCAGAACCGCACGATGTCGAGCGCTTCCTTCGGGGTCGGCGCCATCCAGAAGCACTGCGGGTCGGTCTCCTTGGCCCCGTTGGTGACGTTCTTGCAGTCACCGTCGCCGTCGTCGGAGAACGCCGTAGCGGCCGGCACACCCACCGCGAGCACGGTGAGTGCGGCACCCATGGCGAAGGCTCTCCTGATGCGCATCAAGCGTCTCCTCGTACGGCAGTGTCGTGATTAAGCAGTGATCGTCCGAATCGAGCGTAACGACTGTATCGGCCGTTTCTTTACTCGGCCAGAGACTCACAGGGATTCCTCACCGACACGGCCCGCCGAGTTCACCCACCACACCACTCACAAGTGAGCCCCGAACCGTGCGTCAACGAGGCACACCACCACTCAGACACACCTGACATGAGCGCCACACCACCACACCGGCCACCATGAATCCCCGTGCACGTAGCGCGGTGACGCGACCCTTCATGCAGCACCGCCGCTCTCACGCCACTCGTCCGTGCACGCCGCACACAACCGGACCCGCACCACTCGACCGTGCACGCCGCGCGCAGCCGGTCCCGCACCACTCAACCGTGCACGGCGTCACTCAGACGAGCGCCGCGCCGATCTCCGCCGCCACAGCCACCACACGCGGACCGACAGCGGCGGCGTCGAGCGCGCCGAACGTCACGATCCCCACCGACGCCTCCAGCCACGGCACCCCGGTCAACGGAGCCGCGACCCCCCGGGCCCCTTCCTGAAGTTGTCCCTCCGTCACCGTGTACCCCCCGTCGTACGCCGCGTCCCGCGCCGCCAGGATCGCCACTCCTGCGGCTCCCCGCGACAACGAATGCCGGGCCCCTTCCCGATAGGCCACATGCATGTCCGTCCAACTCGGCTCGACGACGGCGATGGCGAGCCCTTCGTCCCCCTCCGCCACCGTCAGATGCGCCGTGGCC
The window above is part of the Sphaerisporangium rubeum genome. Proteins encoded here:
- a CDS encoding DUF6510 family protein, with the protein product MTDPRVDGNELAGPLREVFAVDITAARCRCAGCGGTGVLAELQVYDRAPGLVGRCPHCTAVVLRLVRGPGRAWLDLSGLSYVECAIPES
- a CDS encoding sulfite oxidase; the encoded protein is MGEWGKRDDMCVHSTHPYNAEPPPSALAGHLITPLDTFYVRDHGPIPDIDPVIWRLTVDGLVDRPLFITLEDLRTGFHERTMVATLQCAGNRRAGLLTVCDLAGEEPWGPGATSTASWTGVALKDVLARAGLRPQAAHIAFQGADVSGDTTPPQPFGGSIPIHKAVADEVLLAWAMNGEPLTPVHGAPLRVVVPGWIGARSVKWLTHVTARLTPSDNYYQAVAYRLLPAGAAVDDLAGIPLGPVPLNSAILSPVDGARVPPGPTEITGYAFNGDGRAVARVEISLDGGHDWRPATLRAASGPWAWRLWHVTADLPEGETVIAARAWDDAAATQPEDPHTVWNPKGYVNTSWHRVTVACGA
- a CDS encoding GntR family transcriptional regulator translates to MVDGVAEAAELLVQDRGLLRGSSSAERTAAILRRRITEGLFPPDTRLAEDVIAGALDVSRNTLREAFRLLSHERLLVHKLNRGVFVRALTAADVRDLYRVRRVAECAALRDAGSVAEEGLAGLRAAVATGGEAAAEGRWGDVGTANMAFHQAIVDIMGSPRMSELISQVLAELRLGFLAVTDPQGFHGRYLPLNREILAFVEARDTAKALEALVRYLDDAESTLLGSYA
- a CDS encoding MFS transporter, which encodes MTTSSTPQHATTEDRGPRAFAWYTTLGTDGRRAFKGAFLGYSLDSYDFWVLPLGLAAIAATFGLGTGETGLLATATLVCSAIGGIAAGVLADRVGRAITLMITVVTYAVFTALCGLAPDYPTLLIFRALQGIGFGGEWAAGAVLVAEYAAARHRGRTLAVIQSSWAVGWGLAVVAYAVVFELAGPDVAWRVLFFSGALPALLAIWVRRNVTDAPAHAERRRRDGHGSLLGIFAGGLGKTTFFATLLATGVQGGYYTLATWVPTYLKTERGLTVIGTGGYLAFLITGAFAGYLTGGYFTDRIGRKATFAVFAVLSGSLIVLYTSLPESAGTYVMILGFPLGFCSSAIFSGFGAYLAELYPGHIRGTGQGFTYNLGRGLGAFFPAVIGYLATTYSVGGAMAFGASAYGLAVAALLWLPETRARDLS
- a CDS encoding LamB/YcsF family protein, with translation MSIDLNSDLGEGFGRWELGDDDALLSIVTSANVACGFHAGDPSIMRRVCRTAVERGVAIGAQVGYRDLAGFGRRFIEVPPDILADEIVYQIGALDAFARLAGSQVAYVKPHGALYNAIVHHEDHAGAVVAAVRAYDPALPVLGLPGSVWLRLASEAGLTTVAECFADRAYTPEGTLVPRSHPGAVLHDPEEIARRTVQMARGEPIKAVDGSLLVVRARSVCVHGDSPGAVETARAVRETLVAHGVTPAPFVEPR
- a CDS encoding 5-oxoprolinase subunit B family protein, which translates into the protein MRVRRFGDGALLVELGGVEEVVALYDTLAAAPPQGVTDLVPAARTLLVRFDGVRPETVEAAVLAVRPRTGRRAVSGEVTIPVVYDGADLAEVSGLTGLTTREVIAAHTGTPWIVAFCGFSPGFGYLTGGDPRLDVPRRPESRVRVPPGSVALAAGFSAVYPRESPGGWRLLGHTTLQIWDLTASPPALLRPGTRVHFTEAGP
- a CDS encoding 5-oxoprolinase/urea amidolyase family protein, with the protein product MTDRRVLEVLAPGPMTTVQDLGRPGLAHLGVGRSGAADREALRLANRLLANPEGAAGLEVTMGGLVVRSHCHLLVALTGAPSPASLTTAEGRTRGVGHSAVECLPPGSVLRLGHPPYGLRTYLAVRGGLAVAEVLGSRSTDTMAGLGPPRPTTGTLLPVGPPPAAFPLIDLAPVPRPPSGETILEVLPGPRHDWFSPEALDSLCSAPYEVTTQSDRIGMRLRGPHLARANPGELPTEGMVPGALQVPPSGQPTLFLADHPVTGGYPVIAVVRTSHVDRAAQARPGDHIRFRIGR